A window of the Chloroflexus sp. Y-396-1 genome harbors these coding sequences:
- a CDS encoding STAS domain-containing protein — protein sequence MLEDELTVNIRHRDGVAVIDLIGDVTTFAEEKINNAYRQVTDKGERYILFNFRQNDYINSAGIAILIGIVTEVNQNGQRLAVSGLSPHFQKSFAW from the coding sequence ATGTTGGAAGACGAGTTAACTGTAAATATCCGCCACCGTGATGGCGTCGCAGTCATCGATTTAATAGGTGATGTAACGACATTTGCTGAGGAGAAGATCAATAATGCGTATCGCCAGGTCACAGACAAAGGTGAACGCTACATTCTCTTCAATTTTCGCCAAAACGATTATATCAATAGTGCGGGTATTGCCATCCTCATCGGTATTGTCACAGAAGTTAATCAGAACGGGCAGCGTTTAGCGGTGAGTGGGTTATCCCCTCACTTTCAAAAATCTTTCGCATGGTAG
- a CDS encoding bifunctional ADP-heptose synthase: MTVDPHFDYNLPDPAILAGQRIIVVGDITLDEYLYGRATRLSREAPIPVLEFLRRETILGGAANPARNIVALGSQASLVAVVGDDAEGEQLRALLRAAEVDDRGVITLPQRVTTRKTRILADAAPRLPQQIARLDYLDRRPLSSDAEALIIAALADQLPDADAVICSDYQLGLLTPQVVAAIRTLCRQHDVLFTVDAQGNSHYYHHADLFRCNDAEAAAALGISLTDEVALAAGVIRLYHELAARLVIVTRGPAGLVLVGDDEPYQHIPAYHVSEVFDTTGAGDTFIAVATLALAAGCRGRTAATLANIAAALVVRRLGNAVVMPEELRAAIVSSDRSAPSR, translated from the coding sequence CCGTTGATCCCCACTTTGATTATAACCTCCCCGACCCGGCTATTCTCGCCGGTCAACGCATTATCGTGGTGGGTGACATTACGCTCGACGAATACCTGTATGGTCGAGCGACTCGTCTTTCCCGTGAGGCGCCGATCCCGGTGCTCGAATTTCTGCGTCGTGAGACGATCCTCGGTGGAGCTGCCAATCCGGCGCGTAACATTGTTGCCCTCGGTTCGCAGGCCAGTTTAGTAGCGGTTGTTGGCGACGATGCGGAAGGAGAACAGTTGCGTGCCCTGCTGCGGGCGGCTGAGGTTGATGATCGAGGGGTGATTACGCTCCCTCAGCGAGTTACGACTCGTAAAACCCGTATTCTGGCCGATGCTGCGCCACGCTTACCCCAACAAATTGCCCGCCTTGATTACCTTGACCGTCGTCCTTTATCATCCGATGCCGAAGCGCTGATTATTGCAGCATTGGCCGATCAACTCCCTGATGCTGATGCCGTTATCTGTTCCGATTACCAGCTTGGTTTGCTTACCCCGCAGGTAGTAGCTGCAATTCGTACTCTGTGCCGACAGCATGATGTTCTATTTACCGTTGACGCGCAGGGGAATTCGCATTACTACCATCACGCCGATCTCTTTCGCTGTAACGACGCCGAAGCTGCTGCGGCATTAGGCATATCGCTAACAGATGAAGTAGCTCTGGCAGCCGGTGTTATCCGCCTTTACCACGAGCTGGCTGCTCGGCTGGTTATCGTGACGCGGGGGCCAGCAGGATTAGTTCTTGTCGGTGATGACGAGCCATATCAACATATCCCTGCCTACCACGTGAGTGAGGTCTTCGATACGACCGGCGCCGGTGATACCTTCATTGCGGTAGCAACGCTTGCTCTTGCTGCCGGTTGTCGCGGTCGCACTGCGGCGACACTGGCTAATATTGCGGCGGCACTGGTAGTACGCCGTTTGGGGAATGCGGTTGTCATGCCAGAGGAGCTACGGGCTGCCATTGTGAGCAGCGATCGTTCTGCTCCATCGCGGTAG
- a CDS encoding ATP-binding protein codes for MTSRGGLSVFILLSGGENSGERAAVSPVLPLTTVTERVRRIWNPRLEVTFSAIAQPARKLVTYLPEPMLSYSYGFDIIGIHPSNRMESMSGADGATEQVIEMRLPSRLGYERIAMDTAASLARRMGFAPDRIDALRTAIGEAVTNAIEHGNQADAAMKVVVILTVRTDELIVSVADQGRKVLDPAQTLLQPRITDAFQRADKGGWGIWLIRELMDEVEFTFAPGSGNQVRMVVHLERPPVIKP; via the coding sequence ATGACTAGCCGTGGCGGGCTTTCAGTTTTCATCCTGCTCAGCGGTGGTGAGAATAGCGGGGAGCGGGCGGCAGTTTCTCCCGTCTTACCACTGACAACCGTTACCGAACGGGTGAGGCGGATTTGGAACCCGCGCCTTGAAGTGACCTTCTCCGCTATTGCACAACCGGCCAGAAAACTGGTAACATATTTGCCTGAGCCTATGCTATCATACAGCTACGGCTTTGATATTATCGGCATTCATCCATCAAACAGGATGGAAAGCATGAGCGGGGCAGATGGCGCGACAGAACAGGTAATCGAAATGCGCCTGCCAAGTCGGTTGGGTTACGAACGAATCGCCATGGATACTGCGGCTTCACTGGCAAGGCGCATGGGCTTCGCCCCAGACCGCATCGATGCACTGCGCACGGCCATTGGCGAAGCAGTGACCAACGCTATTGAACACGGTAATCAGGCCGATGCGGCAATGAAGGTAGTGGTTATCCTGACAGTACGAACTGACGAACTCATCGTTAGTGTGGCCGATCAAGGACGGAAAGTGCTCGATCCAGCACAAACCCTATTGCAGCCGCGCATTACCGATGCGTTTCAGCGGGCAGATAAAGGGGGATGGGGTATCTGGCTGATCCGCGAATTAATGGACGAAGTAGAATTTACCTTTGCTCCAGGTAGTGGCAATCAGGTTCGGATGGTTGTACATCTCGAGCGACCACCGGTTATCAAACCATAG
- a CDS encoding ATP-binding protein has product MQLIIPSVLGYEVVVRDAVASLAQRYGLPPDRIEDIKTVLCEACTNAIEHGNGSDQHRRVRVCCTADEQSLVIEVCDEGGLPPTLPGKPVEWFPMPYPSRRGRGLKLIVALSDEVSIANDPRFGTCIRLVFYRDPRSVIHTS; this is encoded by the coding sequence ATGCAGCTCATTATTCCCAGTGTCCTTGGCTACGAGGTTGTTGTGCGCGATGCAGTGGCATCATTAGCGCAGCGGTATGGACTACCACCTGACCGAATCGAAGACATTAAGACGGTATTGTGCGAGGCATGTACAAACGCGATTGAACATGGTAACGGCTCCGATCAGCATCGCAGAGTTCGGGTCTGCTGTACCGCTGACGAGCAATCGCTGGTTATTGAAGTTTGTGATGAGGGAGGATTGCCACCGACATTGCCCGGAAAACCGGTAGAATGGTTCCCAATGCCCTATCCTTCACGCCGTGGCAGAGGTCTTAAGTTGATCGTCGCACTATCAGATGAGGTAAGCATCGCTAATGATCCAAGGTTTGGAACATGTATCCGTCTCGTCTTTTATCGTGATCCTCGTTCGGTGATACATACGTCCTGA
- a CDS encoding acyl-CoA carboxylase subunit beta: protein MAQTTAEKIAALRERRERARNQDPVAIARQHERGKLTARERIDRLLDPGSFVELDAFAVHRTTAFGMDRRKPLGDGVITGHGTIDGRPVCIFAQDFTVFGGSLGEVFAEKICKVMDLALRMGVPCIGINDSGGARIQEGVVSLGGYAEIFYRNVLSSGVIPQLSIIAGPCAGGAVYSPAMTDFIFMVKNISQMFITGPDVIKTVTGEEVGFEELGGAMTHSTRSGVAHFAADSEDECFDQLRTLLSFLPSNNMEDPPYQPPTDDPERMDEDLQRIIPDNPRKAYDMIKVIESVVDDGFFFEVQPAWAQNIVIGFARLDGHVVGVVGNQPLQMAGTLDIDSSVKAARFVRFCDAFNIPLITFVDVPGFLPGTQQEYGGIIRHGAKLLYAYCEATVPKLTVITRKAYGGAYDVMASKHIRADFNFAWPTAEIAVMGVDAAVRIIFRKELAEADDPAARLAELVEDYQNRFANPYVAAERGYIDAVIEPRETRPALIRALRLARTKRQSLPARKHGNIPL, encoded by the coding sequence ATGGCTCAGACAACAGCAGAGAAGATCGCAGCCCTCCGTGAACGGCGTGAACGAGCACGCAATCAAGACCCGGTGGCAATTGCCCGGCAACATGAGCGGGGGAAATTAACTGCCCGTGAACGCATTGATCGTCTGCTCGATCCCGGCTCGTTTGTTGAACTGGATGCGTTTGCCGTTCATCGTACTACGGCTTTCGGTATGGATCGACGCAAACCTCTCGGCGATGGGGTCATCACCGGTCATGGCACAATTGATGGCCGACCAGTCTGTATCTTTGCACAGGATTTTACTGTTTTCGGTGGTTCACTGGGTGAAGTCTTCGCCGAGAAGATCTGCAAAGTGATGGATCTGGCCTTACGGATGGGCGTCCCTTGCATTGGAATCAACGATAGCGGTGGTGCGCGCATCCAGGAAGGTGTGGTCAGCCTCGGCGGGTATGCCGAGATATTCTACCGAAACGTGCTTAGCAGCGGCGTGATCCCCCAACTCTCGATTATTGCTGGGCCATGTGCCGGCGGTGCTGTCTATTCGCCAGCTATGACCGATTTTATCTTTATGGTCAAAAATATCAGTCAGATGTTTATTACCGGACCTGATGTCATTAAGACGGTTACCGGTGAAGAAGTTGGCTTTGAAGAGTTGGGTGGGGCAATGACCCACAGTACCCGCAGCGGGGTAGCCCATTTTGCGGCTGATAGTGAAGATGAATGCTTCGACCAGTTACGGACTCTGCTTTCATTCCTGCCTTCCAACAATATGGAAGATCCACCCTACCAGCCGCCAACGGACGATCCAGAACGGATGGACGAAGACCTTCAGCGCATTATCCCCGACAATCCACGCAAAGCCTACGACATGATCAAAGTCATTGAGTCGGTGGTTGATGATGGGTTCTTCTTCGAGGTACAACCAGCATGGGCACAGAACATTGTGATCGGTTTTGCCCGTCTTGACGGACATGTGGTTGGGGTTGTTGGAAACCAACCGCTACAGATGGCAGGGACACTCGACATCGACAGTTCGGTGAAAGCGGCCCGCTTTGTACGTTTCTGTGATGCGTTCAATATTCCCCTGATTACATTTGTCGATGTACCGGGCTTCTTGCCGGGGACGCAGCAAGAATACGGTGGTATCATTCGCCATGGCGCAAAGCTCCTCTACGCCTATTGTGAAGCAACCGTGCCGAAATTAACAGTCATTACCCGCAAGGCGTATGGCGGCGCATACGACGTGATGGCGAGTAAACATATTCGAGCTGATTTTAACTTTGCCTGGCCCACCGCAGAAATCGCTGTAATGGGGGTTGATGCGGCAGTCCGGATCATCTTCCGCAAAGAGCTGGCTGAGGCCGATGATCCGGCGGCCCGCCTGGCTGAGCTGGTCGAAGACTATCAGAATCGCTTTGCAAACCCGTATGTGGCCGCCGAACGTGGATACATTGATGCCGTTATCGAGCCACGCGAGACACGACCCGCTCTGATCCGTGCCCTGCGCCTGGCCCGCACGAAACGACAGAGCCTGCCAGCACGGAAACATGGCAATATTCCGCTGTAA